DNA from Aureimonas sp. AU20:
TCTTCGTGCGGCGCGGCGACGCGGACGGCTTCTTCCGGCTCCTGGTGGAGCGCGTCGCGCGCCTGCCTTGAGCAGGGCGGGCCGTGGGGCGCTTGCGCCCCCTCGGCTCAATAGTGCGGCGGCTTGGTGATCTCGGGCCGGGGCGTCGCCACTTCTTCCAGCGCCAGGAAGCGCTCGGCCAGAACCTTCAGCGTCTTGCGCAGCCGGTCGATCTCGCCGCCCTGGCGCGCCATCTCGGCGGACAGCTCCTCGATCGTCCGGTTCTGGTGGGCGACCTGGATTTCCAGTTCCGTGATGCGCGGGTCGAGGGCGCTCATCGCACGATCCTTTCCAGAATGGCGCGCAGCCCATCCGGCAGCGGCACGGGGCGGCGCGTCTCGGCGCTCACATGCACATGCACGAAAACCCCTTCCGCGGCGGCGATGTCGTCCTCGTTGCGGAACAAGGCGATGTCGTAGGCGATCGAGGAAGAGCCGAGCCGCGCGATGCGAAGGCCCACCGTCACCCGGTCGGGAAAGCCGATCTCGGAAAAATAGCGGCAGCCCGTTTCTGCGACGAAGAGAAGCGTCTCGCCCGGGCTCGTCGGCAGGCCCTGTTGGAGGAGCCAGCTCGTCACCGCCGTGTCGAAGAACGTGTAGTAGGCCGCATTGTTCATGTGGCCATAGGCGTCGTTGTCAGACCAGCGGGTCGAGACCTCGATGAAGGCGGCGAACTCGGCGCGGCTGCGAGGGCGCGGTCGGGGCGGGCTCGGCTCGGAAGGGGACATGGGACTGGCTGGCTCCGGCTTTGAGGGTTCGTGCGGGGAGTGGCCCGCAACGGCTTCGGGTTCAAGCCGTTTTCTGAAGGAGGGCGCGCCCATCGAGTCGGCTGGCAATCGGGCGCGGGCCTCTCTAAACTCGCGCGCAATTGAAATTCGGGATCTCAGGACCGGCATGGCGCCAGCGATCGAACTGATCGGCATTTCCAAGAGCTTCGGCCCCGTGCGGGCCAACCGCGATATCAACATGCGGGTGGAAAAGGGCACGATCCACGGAATCGTCGGCGAGAACGGCGCGGGCAAGTCGACGCTCATGTCGATCCTCTACGGCTTCTATCAGGCCGACGAGGGCGAAATCCGGGTCAACGGCGCAAGCCTGACGATCCCCGATTCGAACGCCGCGATCGCCGCCGGCATCGGCATGGTGCACCAGCACTTCATGCTGGTGGAAAACTTCACGGTCATCGAAAACGTCATGCTGGGCGCCGAGCAGTCGGGCCTTCTGTCCTCCGGCATCCGCCGCGTGCGGGCCGAGCTCCTGCGGCTGGAGCGCGAGCATGGGCTCGCCATCGACCCAGACGCCGTGGTGGAGACGTTGCCCGTCGGCCTCCAGCAGCGGGTGGAAATCCTGAAGGCGCTCTATCGCGGCGCCGAGATCCTGATCCTGGACGAGCCGACCGGCGTGCTCACCCCGGCCGAGGCGGACCAGCTCTTC
Protein-coding regions in this window:
- a CDS encoding acyl-CoA thioesterase — encoded protein: MSPSEPSPPRPRPRSRAEFAAFIEVSTRWSDNDAYGHMNNAAYYTFFDTAVTSWLLQQGLPTSPGETLLFVAETGCRYFSEIGFPDRVTVGLRIARLGSSSIAYDIALFRNEDDIAAAEGVFVHVHVSAETRRPVPLPDGLRAILERIVR
- a CDS encoding SlyX family protein; translated protein: MSALDPRITELEIQVAHQNRTIEELSAEMARQGGEIDRLRKTLKVLAERFLALEEVATPRPEITKPPHY